One part of the Prunus persica cultivar Lovell chromosome G5, Prunus_persica_NCBIv2, whole genome shotgun sequence genome encodes these proteins:
- the LOC18777382 gene encoding protein ABA DEFICIENT 4, chloroplastic produces the protein MAFSSCLCQSPLSPKIDCGKKIVRPWSSDGRKQRFTFSLGSNSTELVGQQLVTVGAHLHKHWSFVGGSRVTVRPELERSIPLRKSSGVYASWFSTSQIASTAFTLGTTAVLPFYTLMVLAPKAELTKISMESSIPYIVLGILYAYLLYLSWTPETLQLIFASKYWLPELPGMVRMFSNEMTLASAWIHLLAVDLFAARQVFHDGQENEIETRHSVSLCLFFCPIGIVTHVITKALTKSAGSSSTRNMH, from the exons ATGGCCTTCTCTTCTTGCCTTTGCCAATCTCCACTCTCACCCAAG ATTGACTGCGGCAAGAAGATTGTCAGGCCTTGGAGTAGTGATGGAAGGAAACAAAGGTTCACTTTTTCACTCGGAAGTAATAGCACAGAACTTGTTGGTCAACAGCTTGTGACAGTGGGAGCTCACTTACACAAGCACTGGAGTTTTGTGGGAGGTTCAAGAGTTACTGTGAGACCAGAACTTGAGAGATCCATTCCACTTCGAAAAAGCTCAGGAGTATATGCATCAT ggttCTCAACTTCTCAAATTGCTAGCACTGCTTTTACTTTGGGAACAACTGCAGTTCTCCCATTTTACACCCTCATGGTTCTGGCACCTAAAGCTGAACTA ACGAAAATTTCTATGGAAAGTAGTATACCGTATATTGTCCTTGGCATTCTCTATGCTTATCTACTATAcctctcttggactcctgaaACACTTCAGTTGATTTTCGCAAGTAAATACTGGCTTCCTGAG CTGCCTGGTATGGTAAGGATGTTTTCCAACGAGATGACATTAGCTTCTGCTTGGATTCACTTGTTGGCTGTTGATCTCTTTGCTGCAAG GCAGGTTTTTCACGATGGACAGGAAAACGAAATTGAGACCCGGCATTCAGTTTCTCTTTGCCTCTTTTTCTGCCCTATTGGAATTGTTACTCATGTCATTACCAAAGCACTGACTAAAAGTGCTGGAAGTTCCAGCACACGTAATATGCATTGA
- the LOC109949381 gene encoding trichohyalin-like — protein MATSLGCSSSAEQRGGERRGVETEKDPYHGEIINKLANALMKKLTSLDPSKTLTPDHMNGVKQCLSVFYPVFRSPDHPTYAVMIQRAIAELNEEGGSTQEAISKFIREQFDCLPLAHESFLSHHLKKLSESGEILSASNNCYMLRAEDNDYVSRRERVQKKESSGLGRGRRTRNGIEHKKLAEEQVEVTEHRERRQQSQEPGVIVDQNGCSEQQNEQQDEVNGEVAMVVAKQNYKVTKEQFEVTEHREQREQSQEPEVIVDQNGCSEQQNEQHDEVRGEFAMVVVKQKYKATEEQVEVTEQQREQGKQSQELSLQEQHSKVIDDHSGPPEEQQDEVNGQKTEKRMQEVAVIVEKQHNSEEKYKATEEQVKLIEQRQHGQNCLEPNQGQDELIGHPSQTEMQEVVMIVGKQNNAKEKYKVAEEEVEMTEQRLHGQQSQELSLHEQHSRLIDGERGSPDKQHDEVNGQQSKNQMEKGTVIVEKQNNSEQKYKAVEEQVEVTEQQREHRQQSQELSLEERLNMVIDIQNGSPEKPNEHADGSPEKQNEHADEANGQQIQKQMQGNAVNFRKQSNAEEKYKVTEENIQAQRDELIEEQCQSEEQQCEVTREQLQIEGIEREVQLLEEQVEIIEKMTTPGEQIEMISERNKPQEQSELISKIVGSCNMQELLSKKQEKDAATAINSSPSLTSQKLPHHGSSFLSEENYVELLMRTRKLEEKLLENLSSIREGSNHSCQKPSTDLEELFSKHGKLAAHDSQPQMPKCLNKSINTFPDVELPQQEGIGNVERSLELLEAENIREKSRHVGKKTCLNFEAKHEKEKHSAACDPQEKPSVSLQAASCEDVPKHSPDQELERKLKNQQPELPKPQRPQGVQLLSVEGGYKAHESEPNIMDSSVDLLRASKHQKRQLCPQHKKTSESGCGVPKARKCQELENEKQPREEIQDMGMKLDHFAVKLSFQAQKKTQEPAQQRQLRPRRQRQSKSEESITTSMVESPPTRLDTLISNLQEAEKPQELKTSAAKTGPTQQQRQLRPRDKKLPESKAVLSPSQSLDEQYPLLSNSGRSQMQQPRVDDSSQLKNRHRHAELSQTIKELQRHLKLQSHSQGVSQSDPSVSMTESSPSQNPCEEPQEKMHHDELQHLKHQKHKKPPRPKENGEPIMEVLSPSADQQPQKRGRGRPPKAKLSTAATSYASLPAKCQKQKEQPEKRKQGRPRKLTAKITLARIKLTLKNQPQQQKRGRGRPRKVTEET, from the exons ATGGCCACTTCCCTAGGATGTTCATCTTCTGCG GAACAAAGAGGGGGAGAAAGAAGAGGGGTAGAAACAGAGAAAGACCCATatcat GGAGAAATTATAAACAAGCTTGCTAATGCTCTAATGAAGAAACTCACAAGCTTAGACCCCTCGAAGACCCTCACACCGGATCACATGAATGGTGTCAAACAATGCCTTTCTGTATTCTATCCTGTGTTTCGCTCACCTGATCACCCCACCTATGCTGTG ATGATACAGAGGGCAATTGCTGAGTTGAACGAGGAAGGGGGGTCGACTCAAGAAGCAATATCAAAATTTATTAGAGAGCAGTTTGACTGTTTGCCATTGGCTCATGAAAGTTTCTTGAGTCATCACTTGAAGAAACTTAGTGAGAGCGGAGAAATTCTGAGTGCTTCAAATAATTGTTATATGCTTCGGGCTGAAGATAATGATTATGTTTCTCGAAGGGAGCGAGTgcagaaaaaagagagtagtGGGCTGGGTAggggaagaagaacaagaaatgGAATTGAGCATAAAAAACTGGCAGAAGAACAAGTTGAAGTAACTGAACATAGAGAACGGAGGCAGCAAAGTCAGGAGCCAGGGGTGATAGTTGATCAAAATGGATGCTCAGAGCAACAAaatgaacaacaagatgaagtgAATGGAGAAGTTGCAATGGTTGTGGCAAAACAGAATTATAAAGTGACTAAAGAACAATTTGAAGTAACTGAACATAGAGAACAGAGGGAGCAAAGTCAAGAACCAGAGGTGATAGTTGATCAAAATGGATGCTCCGAGCAACAAAATGAACAACATGATGAAGTGAGAGGAGAATTTGCAATGGTTGTGGTAAAACAGAAATATAAAGCGACTGAAGAACAGGTTGAAGTAACTGAACAACAGAGAGAACAGGGGAAACAAAGTCAAGAACTGAGTCTACAAGAACAGCACAGTAAGGTGATTGACGATCACAGTGGACCTCCTGAGGAACAGCAAGACGAAGTGAACGGgcaaaaaactgaaaaaagaatgcaagaaGTTGCTGTGATTGTTGAAAAGCAGCACAATTCAGAAGAGAAATATAAAGCAACTGAAGAACAAGTTAAACTGATTGAACAGAGACAACATGGGCAGAACTGTCTTGAACCGAATCAAGGGCAAGATGAACTGATTGGACACCCAAGTCAAACTGAAATGCAAGAAGTTGTAATGATTGTTGGAAAGCAGAATAATGCAAAAGAGAAATACAAAGTGgctgaagaagaagttgaaatGACTGAACAGAGATTACATGGGCAGCAAAGCCAAGAACTGAGTCTACACGAACAGCATAGTAGGCTGATTGACGGTGAAAGGGGATCTCCTGATAAACAGCATGATGAAGTGAATGGACAACAAAGTAAAAATCAAATGGAAAAAGGTACAGTGATTGTTGAAAAGCAGAACAATTCAGAACAGAAATATAAAGCAGTTGAAGAGCAAGTTGAAGTTACTGAACAACAGAGGGAACACAGGCAACAAAGTCAAGAACTAAGTCTAGAAGAACGGCTAAATATGGTGATTGACATTCAAAATGGATCTCCAGAGAAACCAAATGAACATGCTGATGGATCTCCAGAGAAACAAAACGAACATGCAGATGAAGCAAATGGgcaacaaattcaaaaacaaatgcAAGGAAATGCAGTGAATTTTCGAAAGCAGAGTAATGCAGAAGAGAAATATAAAGTGACTGAAGAAAACATTCAAGCACAAAGGGATGAACTTATTGAAGAACAGTGTCAATCAGAAGAACAACAATGTGAAGTGACCAGAGAACAATTACAAATTGAAGGAATTGAAAGAGAGGTTCAGTTACTGGAGGAACAAGttgaaataattgaaaagatgACTACACCAGGAGAGCAAATTGAAATGATTTCTGAACGAAATAAGCCACAAGAGCAAAGTGAATTAATATCCAAGATCGTTGGTTCTTG CAATATGCAGGAGTTATTATCAAAGAAGCAAGAGAAAGATGCAGCTACTGCGATCAATTCAAGCCCTTCTCTTACAAGTCAAAAACTGCCCCACCATGGTTCATCATTTTTGTCTGAG GAAAATTATGTAGAATTGTTGATGAGGACACGTAAGCTTGAGGAGAAGTTGTTGGAAAATCTGTCTAGCATTAGGGAGGGATCAAACCATAGCTGTCAGAAACCTAGTACAGACTTAGAGGAGTTATTTTCGAAGCATGGAAAGCTAGCCGCCCATGATAGTCAGCCGCAGATGCCCAAGTGCCTAAACAAATCAATTAACACTTTTCCTGATGTTGAATTGCCACAACAAGAAGGGATTGGAAACGTAGAAAGATCATTGGAACTGTTGGAAGCAGAGAATATCAGAGAAAAATCCAGGCATGTTGGAAAGAAGACTTGTCTAAACTTTGAAGCAAAGcatgagaaagaaaagcatAGTGCTGCCTGCGATCCTCAGGAGAAGCCGTCCGTCTCTCTGCAAGCTGCAAGTTGTGAGGATGTCCCCAAGCACTCACCAGACCAGGAACTGGAACGGAAACTGAAGAACCAGCAACCAGAACTTCCAAAGCCACAAAGACCTCAAGGTGTCCAATTACTGTCAGTTGAGGGAGGCTATAAGGCTCATGAATCTGAGCCAAACATTATGGACAGTTCTGTTGATTTGCTCCGGGCATCAAAGCATCAGAAGAGGCAGCTGTGTCCTCAGCATAAAAAGACATCTGAATCTGGTTGTGGGGTGCCAAAGGCACGTAAATGCCAG GAACTTGAGAACGAGAAGCAGCCCAGAGAAGAAATACAGGATATGGGTATGAAGCTTGATCATTTTGCAGTTAAGCTGTCATTTCAAGCACAGAAAAAAACACAGGAGCCAGCACAGCAGAGGCAATTGCGTCCGCGGCGCCAAAGGCAGTCCAAATCTGAAGAGTCGATCACTACATCGATGGTGGAATCACCACCCACAAGGCTGGATACCCTGATATCAAACCTTCAAGAAGCTGAAAAGCCTCAGGAGCTAAAGACATCAGCAGCGAAAACAGGCCCCACACAGCAGCAGAGGCAACTTCGACCTCGAGACAAAAAGCTGCCTGAATCTAAGGCAGTTCTGTCACCTTCACAATCTCTGGATGAGCAGTATCCATTGCTTTCAAACAGTGGAAGATCTCAAATGCAACAGCCGAGAGTGGATGATTCATCTCAACTGAAGAACCGACATCGACATGCTGAATTGTCCCAAACAATAAAAGAGCTGCAGCGTCATCTGAAATTACAATCCCACAGCCAAGGTGTTTCACAATCTGATCCTAGTGTGTCCATGACAGAATCATCACCCTCACAGAACCCGTGTGAGGAACCCCAAGAAAAGATGCACCATGATGAATTGCAGCACCTGAAACATCAAAAGCATAAGAAGCCTCCTagaccaaaagaaaatggagaacCAATTATGGAGGTTTTGTCCCCATCAGCTGACCAGCAGCCACAGAAGCGAGGGAGAGGGAGGCCTCCTAAAGCAAAACTGTCTACAGCTGCAACCAGCTATGCATCACTGCCTGCTAAATGCCAGAAGCAGAAGGAACAACCGGAGAAACGAAAACAAGGGAGGCCCCGTAAGTTGACAGCAAAAATTACTTTAGCAAGGATCAAATTGACCTTAAAGAACCAACCACAGCAACAAAAGCGAGGGAGGGGAAGGCCTCGAAAAGTGACTGAAGAAACCTAA